A window from Citrus sinensis cultivar Valencia sweet orange chromosome 3, DVS_A1.0, whole genome shotgun sequence encodes these proteins:
- the LOC102609724 gene encoding uncharacterized protein LOC102609724 isoform X2 — protein sequence MAGSSEDEECPFFDASEDIASISGATSDNNDMFDSYYGFNSEVWVRTPKSVKERRSKFLDWMEAGLDGLSGNKPVDMGSFGGEDDGLCKSSGAVLRIAGIEEEFRSIRSVRSGRSNDNVELPEENFPCKDGNYDRGMACDVDEMGPDGQISNCREIYLENTSELLPLMDEIVEKESSAAGKAERVKKRWFSRLRSLACVVDKQGEGERVRLNEEDAMFCSKVQRVKVYHCKKRSKELSALYKGQEIQAHDGSILTMKFSPDGQYLASAGDDGVVRLWQVVEDERLTEVDIPEIDPSCIYFTVNHLSELKPLFMDKEKISILKSLRRTSESACVVFPPKVFRILEKPLHEFHGHSGEILDLSWSKNNYLLSASIDKTVRLWRVGNDHCLRVFPHSNYVTCVHFNPVDDNYFISGSIDGKVRIWAVLSCHVVDWVDIRQIVTAVCYRPDGQGGIVGSMMGDCRFYNVSDNHLELDAEICVHSKKKAPCKRITGFQFLPQDSSKVMVSCADSQVRILQGPNVIGKYKDGKHIVSAGEDSNVYMWNCIGHEEPAHDQAKTIRSLERFTTNASIAIPWCGLKCGNAEKEPQLHVSDDDSPENLAFAPARFSLGQEYVFESFPKGCATWPEEKLPALSQLSSASALHKSQYKFLKSSCLCTTSSHAWGLVIVTAGWDGRIRSFLNYGLPIPV from the exons ATGGCTGGCTCTAGTGAAGATGAAGAATGTCCATTTTTTGATGCTTCTGAAGACATTGCATCAATTTCTGGTGCAACTTCTGATAACAATGATATGTTTGATTCTTATTACGGGTTTAATAGTGAAGTATGGGTTAGGACCCCGAAGAGTGTTAAAGAGCGCCGTAGTAAATTCCTAGACTGGATGGAAGCAGGTTTGGATGGATTATCAGGTAATAAACCAGTAGATATGGGTAGTTTCGGAGGAGAGGATGATGGACTTTGTAAAAGTAGTGGGGCTGTGTTGAGAATAGCTGGTATTGAAGAGGAGTTTAGGTCAATTAGATCTGTAAGGTCAGGTCGGTCTAATGATAATGTGGAATTGCCAGAGGAGAACTTTCCTTGCAAAGATGGGAATTATGATAGAGGAATGGCGTGTGATGTGGATGAAATGGGGCCAGATGGGCAGATAAGCAATTGTCGAGAAATTTACTTGGAGAATACTTCTGAGTTGTTACCACTCATGGATGAGATTGTTGAGAAGGAAAGTAGTGCTGCGGGAAAAGCAGAGAGAGTTAAGAAGCGGTGGTTCAGTAGGTTACGTTCCTTGGCTTGTGTCGTAGATAAACAAGGGGAAGGTGAGAGAGTGAGACTTAATGAAGAAGATGCAATGTTTTGCTCTAAAGTTCAGAGAGTGAAGGTTTACCATTGCAAGAAGCGATCAAAAGAACTTTCAGCTCTTTATAAGGGGCAAGAAATTCAAGCCCATGATGGATCAATATTGACAATGAAATTTAGTCCTGATGGCCAGTACCTTGCAAGTGCTGGGGATGATGGGGTTGTGAGATTGTGGCAGGTGGTTGAGGATGAAAGATTGACTGAAGTTGACATCCCAGAAATTGATCCATCTTGCATATACTTCACAGTGAATCATCTCTCTGAGTTGAAACCTCTCTTTATGGATAAGGAGAAAATAAGTATCTTAAAAAGCCTCAGAAGAACATCAGAATCAGCTTGTGTAGTTTTTCCCCCAAAAGTCTTTCGGATATTGGAGAAACCACTGCATGAGTTCCATGGGCACAGTGGTGAGATACTCGACCTTTCATGGTCGAAAAATAAT TACCTGCTGTCAGCTTCAATTGATAAAACTGTTCGCTTGTGGAGAGTAGGCAATGATCATTGCCTTAGAGTTTTCCCACATAGTAATTATG TAACCTGTGTTCATTTCAATCCTGTCGATGATAATTACTTCATTAGTGGATCAATCGATGGGAAGGTTCGCATTTGGGCCGTTCTTAGTTGCCACGTTGTTGATTGGGTTGATATAAGACAGATAGTTACCGCTGTTTGTTATCGTCCTGATGGCCAG GGAGGCATTGTAGGCTCTATGATGGGTGACTGTCGCTTTTATAATGTATCAG ACAATCACTTGGAGCTGGATGCTGAGATTTGCGTGcacagtaaaaagaaagccCCCTGCAAAAGGATAACTGGCtttcaa TTCTTGCCACAAGACTCAAGCAAAGTAATGGTCAGTTGCGCTGATTCACAAGTCAGAATTCTTCAAGGGCCTAATGTGATAGGAAAATACAAGG ATGGGAAGCATATTGTCTCAGCTGGTGAGGATTCCAATGTATATATGTGGAATTGCATTGGACACGAAGAGCCGGCTCATGACCAAGCAAAAACTATTAGGTCCTTGGAGCGGTTCACAACTAATGCATCCATTGCAATACCTTGGTGTGGCTTGAAATGCGGAAATGCAGAGAAGGAACCGCAACTTCATGTCTCTGATGATGATTCACCAGAAAATCTGGCTTTTGCTCCTGCTCGTTTCTCTCTGGGTCAAGAATATGTTTTTGAGTCTTTTCCCAAGGGATGCGCAACCTGGCCAGAAGAAAAGCTTCCTGCATTAAGCCAGTTGTCCTCAGCATCTGCATTGCATAAATCCCAATATAAGTTTTTGAAAAGTTCATGCCTCTGCACAACCAGTTCTCATGCATGGGGTCTAGTTATCGTCACCGCTGGATGGGATGGACGAATTAGATCATTCCTCAATTATGGGTTACCGATACCTGTTTGA
- the LOC102609724 gene encoding uncharacterized protein LOC102609724 isoform X1: protein MAGSSEDEECPFFDASEDIASISGATSDNNDMFDSYYGFNSEVWVRTPKSVKERRSKFLDWMEAGLDGLSGNKPVDMGSFGGEDDGLCKSSGAVLRIAGIEEEFRSIRSVRSGRSNDNVELPEENFPCKDGNYDRGMACDVDEMGPDGQISNCREIYLENTSELLPLMDEIVEKESSAAGKAERVKKRWFSRLRSLACVVDKQGEGERVRLNEEDAMFCSKVQRVKVYHCKKRSKELSALYKGQEIQAHDGSILTMKFSPDGQYLASAGDDGVVRLWQVVEDERLTEVDIPEIDPSCIYFTVNHLSELKPLFMDKEKISILKSLRRTSESACVVFPPKVFRILEKPLHEFHGHSGEILDLSWSKNNYLLSASIDKTVRLWRVGNDHCLRVFPHSNYVTCVHFNPVDDNYFISGSIDGKVRIWAVLSCHVVDWVDIRQIVTAVCYRPDGQGGIVGSMMGDCRFYNVSDNHLELDAEICVHSKKKAPCKRITGFQFLPQDSSKVMVSCADSQVRILQGPNVIGKYKGLRRSGNQLSACFTSDGKHIVSAGEDSNVYMWNCIGHEEPAHDQAKTIRSLERFTTNASIAIPWCGLKCGNAEKEPQLHVSDDDSPENLAFAPARFSLGQEYVFESFPKGCATWPEEKLPALSQLSSASALHKSQYKFLKSSCLCTTSSHAWGLVIVTAGWDGRIRSFLNYGLPIPV from the exons ATGGCTGGCTCTAGTGAAGATGAAGAATGTCCATTTTTTGATGCTTCTGAAGACATTGCATCAATTTCTGGTGCAACTTCTGATAACAATGATATGTTTGATTCTTATTACGGGTTTAATAGTGAAGTATGGGTTAGGACCCCGAAGAGTGTTAAAGAGCGCCGTAGTAAATTCCTAGACTGGATGGAAGCAGGTTTGGATGGATTATCAGGTAATAAACCAGTAGATATGGGTAGTTTCGGAGGAGAGGATGATGGACTTTGTAAAAGTAGTGGGGCTGTGTTGAGAATAGCTGGTATTGAAGAGGAGTTTAGGTCAATTAGATCTGTAAGGTCAGGTCGGTCTAATGATAATGTGGAATTGCCAGAGGAGAACTTTCCTTGCAAAGATGGGAATTATGATAGAGGAATGGCGTGTGATGTGGATGAAATGGGGCCAGATGGGCAGATAAGCAATTGTCGAGAAATTTACTTGGAGAATACTTCTGAGTTGTTACCACTCATGGATGAGATTGTTGAGAAGGAAAGTAGTGCTGCGGGAAAAGCAGAGAGAGTTAAGAAGCGGTGGTTCAGTAGGTTACGTTCCTTGGCTTGTGTCGTAGATAAACAAGGGGAAGGTGAGAGAGTGAGACTTAATGAAGAAGATGCAATGTTTTGCTCTAAAGTTCAGAGAGTGAAGGTTTACCATTGCAAGAAGCGATCAAAAGAACTTTCAGCTCTTTATAAGGGGCAAGAAATTCAAGCCCATGATGGATCAATATTGACAATGAAATTTAGTCCTGATGGCCAGTACCTTGCAAGTGCTGGGGATGATGGGGTTGTGAGATTGTGGCAGGTGGTTGAGGATGAAAGATTGACTGAAGTTGACATCCCAGAAATTGATCCATCTTGCATATACTTCACAGTGAATCATCTCTCTGAGTTGAAACCTCTCTTTATGGATAAGGAGAAAATAAGTATCTTAAAAAGCCTCAGAAGAACATCAGAATCAGCTTGTGTAGTTTTTCCCCCAAAAGTCTTTCGGATATTGGAGAAACCACTGCATGAGTTCCATGGGCACAGTGGTGAGATACTCGACCTTTCATGGTCGAAAAATAAT TACCTGCTGTCAGCTTCAATTGATAAAACTGTTCGCTTGTGGAGAGTAGGCAATGATCATTGCCTTAGAGTTTTCCCACATAGTAATTATG TAACCTGTGTTCATTTCAATCCTGTCGATGATAATTACTTCATTAGTGGATCAATCGATGGGAAGGTTCGCATTTGGGCCGTTCTTAGTTGCCACGTTGTTGATTGGGTTGATATAAGACAGATAGTTACCGCTGTTTGTTATCGTCCTGATGGCCAG GGAGGCATTGTAGGCTCTATGATGGGTGACTGTCGCTTTTATAATGTATCAG ACAATCACTTGGAGCTGGATGCTGAGATTTGCGTGcacagtaaaaagaaagccCCCTGCAAAAGGATAACTGGCtttcaa TTCTTGCCACAAGACTCAAGCAAAGTAATGGTCAGTTGCGCTGATTCACAAGTCAGAATTCTTCAAGGGCCTAATGTGATAGGAAAATACAAGG GCCTTCGTAGATCAGGAAACCAACTATCTGCATGTTTCACTTCAGATGGGAAGCATATTGTCTCAGCTGGTGAGGATTCCAATGTATATATGTGGAATTGCATTGGACACGAAGAGCCGGCTCATGACCAAGCAAAAACTATTAGGTCCTTGGAGCGGTTCACAACTAATGCATCCATTGCAATACCTTGGTGTGGCTTGAAATGCGGAAATGCAGAGAAGGAACCGCAACTTCATGTCTCTGATGATGATTCACCAGAAAATCTGGCTTTTGCTCCTGCTCGTTTCTCTCTGGGTCAAGAATATGTTTTTGAGTCTTTTCCCAAGGGATGCGCAACCTGGCCAGAAGAAAAGCTTCCTGCATTAAGCCAGTTGTCCTCAGCATCTGCATTGCATAAATCCCAATATAAGTTTTTGAAAAGTTCATGCCTCTGCACAACCAGTTCTCATGCATGGGGTCTAGTTATCGTCACCGCTGGATGGGATGGACGAATTAGATCATTCCTCAATTATGGGTTACCGATACCTGTTTGA